The genomic window aaattaagaaatcttTGTAACTCATTTTCATCCAACGTGCAATGcaataaataactattatatatcataaggttttaaaacttattttctttttagtttttcatgCAAATGTTAGGTGTGAATATACTATGTTAATAACCAGAGTTTCTTTGAGCCTCCGTTTTATGAGTCCAAGATCAATCACTTAAGCTACGTCTTGATCATGACATAATTAATTGATCATGAATTGAAAACTGTAATTTAAATAACTTATTTACCAGACAATCATGGATTGTTTCGGAACCATTTGTTCTAATTCGATCAGTGGAGTCAAGTATATAAAATCTAAGTGGAATTTGGTGTTGGTCCCAGTCAACCCATGTTACTTTGTATCTTAAGGCAAGCTTTCTCCTTGGTGCTTCAAATCCCTTTATTAATTTGCATTGAAAGTTATCTTTGCAACAAAAGATTCCTCCTTTATATTCGGGGGTCAATGGTTTTCCATGAATTTCGGTTGACAcattatagaaattttgtgggAGATTAAATTGGTCACACCTACATTCAGTGCAACTTTTCCTATTTTCTGTGCCACGTGTATCAATGACCATGATGCTAAATAGccatttctcttcccacccttCTGGAATATTTGCAGGGTTTCCTAGTTCAACTGCAAATGGATCAGGAATTTTTGTACTTGTTCCCCGTGATTCACTTCCAAAACCCCAATAATGTGGAAGAATAGCATCGTTGCATGTTCCGTCGTTTCTTCTGAAGATGGCAACCCCAAAAGGTTTGGTAAGATCATTAAAATCGTgagttttatttataatatattttatagcaaAATAATGATGAAAGTAAGTTTCATGCAATGGTACAGAATTCCCTTGTTCATCAACTATATCAACGTCGAAGCTCTTGACTCCTATATGACCGATTGGAAACTCAATATCAAACATTGTTTTTGACACAACTTCTCCG from Trifolium pratense cultivar HEN17-A07 linkage group LG1, ARS_RC_1.1, whole genome shotgun sequence includes these protein-coding regions:
- the LOC123906195 gene encoding uncharacterized protein LOC123906195, with the protein product MRLISKSFIFSLSILVMLSSTTYSQIKSPNIQSATYLSEKFEVGPGEVVSKTMFDIEFPIGHIGVKSFDVDIVDEQGNSVPLHETYFHHYFAIKYIINKTHDFNDLTKPFGVAIFRRNDGTCNDAILPHYWGFGSESRGTSTKIPDPFAVELGNPANIPEGWEEKWLFSIMVIDTRGTENRKSCTECRCDQFNLPQNFYNVSTEIHGKPLTPEYKGGIFCCKDNFQCKLIKGFEAPRRKLALRYKVTWVDWDQHQIPLRFYILDSTDRIRTNGSETIHDCLAEYAIPENNSGDRFHVQKSSIPMKKGGYLIYGTAHMHTGVVNATLYGQDGRTLCTSTPRYGTGKEAGNEEGYLVEMSVCYPTPGSIKINDGETLTVESRYKNEFITGAMGHIYIYLADQLPYET